Proteins encoded together in one Nostoc sp. PCC 7524 window:
- a CDS encoding (2Fe-2S) ferredoxin domain-containing protein, with product MTNISQTSNSSITNQSSTPRCVRVCQHRTCKKQGGKEVLAAFTALPVPNVTVTASSCLGQCGNGPMVLILPDMVWYCGVQPHEVPLVVEKHLLGGQRVQKMLYHRFHPQG from the coding sequence ATGACTAATATTAGCCAAACATCCAACTCTTCAATTACAAACCAATCGTCTACCCCCAGATGTGTGAGAGTTTGCCAACATCGCACCTGTAAAAAGCAAGGTGGTAAAGAAGTATTAGCAGCTTTTACCGCTTTGCCAGTTCCCAATGTGACGGTGACAGCTAGCAGTTGTTTGGGACAGTGCGGTAACGGGCCGATGGTGTTGATTCTGCCGGATATGGTTTGGTATTGTGGTGTTCAACCCCATGAAGTACCTCTAGTAGTAGAAAAGCATTTATTAGGTGGTCAAAGAGTGCAGAAGATGCTCTATCATCGGTTTCATCCCCAAGGATAA
- a CDS encoding DUF5331 domain-containing protein, whose protein sequence is MNIQELRQSLKMKWLSYYEENRPWLVKMRIWASYNGLRRPSSGFIVATLSVLEPEFPQIIAFLIELNNNPDEIVAALGLNFNPDKELGLIKSQPNLAVTQLEHEFPEEEPVTSVALTIQDAPSAITKAQKPEKLVVMPRLSKSMAEVVPINQPTPAIATSAKINTSLCVNQLPSKPGGLPTLTITTQVPNKAKPLPSIGLALATTPPRNGKVIRSLEITTQVPGKPKTLISPTLVTEISQNGKHEHKQPPAPVNKVNPTPQTNASNLASWVDEFCQGTEWHQEEAISM, encoded by the coding sequence ATGAATATTCAGGAGCTGCGTCAATCCTTAAAAATGAAGTGGCTGAGTTACTACGAGGAAAATCGTCCTTGGTTAGTCAAAATGCGAATTTGGGCTAGCTACAATGGTCTAAGACGACCTTCATCTGGGTTCATTGTGGCAACATTGTCTGTTTTAGAACCAGAGTTTCCTCAGATTATTGCTTTTCTGATAGAACTGAATAATAACCCTGATGAAATAGTTGCAGCTTTAGGTCTAAACTTTAACCCTGACAAAGAGTTAGGCTTAATCAAATCACAGCCGAACTTGGCTGTAACCCAACTTGAACATGAATTTCCAGAGGAGGAACCAGTCACGTCAGTGGCGCTGACAATTCAGGATGCTCCCTCAGCTATTACCAAGGCGCAAAAACCGGAAAAGCTGGTAGTAATGCCACGCTTGTCTAAATCTATGGCGGAAGTTGTCCCTATTAATCAACCTACACCAGCGATCGCAACTTCTGCCAAAATCAATACAAGTCTTTGTGTCAATCAGCTCCCCTCTAAACCTGGGGGTTTGCCTACGCTGACTATAACTACACAAGTCCCCAATAAAGCTAAACCTTTACCATCGATTGGCTTGGCACTAGCCACCACACCCCCCCGCAATGGTAAAGTCATACGCTCACTGGAGATTACTACTCAAGTTCCCGGTAAACCAAAAACGCTCATCTCGCCAACCTTAGTGACAGAAATTTCCCAAAATGGCAAACATGAACATAAACAACCACCCGCACCCGTAAACAAAGTTAATCCCACACCTCAAACTAATGCCAGTAATCTGGCTTCTTGGGTGGATGAATTTTGTCAGGGTACTGAGTGGCATCAGGAAGAAGCAATTTCTATGTAG
- a CDS encoding adenosine deaminase, protein MALYAELHRHLGGSVVPRVLWRYFERHSSELISRFSNYPEFEDFYTRPRNTLDEYLELHTLVESVQTVETLPYFIYRLVRGAYIFENLAYLELRYTPYLRTPEHLSQSQRIDQMAEIVEVVGRASHQPEYPIVTSQILCMHSRLPYEVNKAIIDLAAHNRDYVCGVDVAGGDSYYGDRMEEWINLYNYARSLGINTTGHLYETTAGCYPELLPYLMRIGHGIQIPLLYPELLPEVARRRQCLEVCPTTYLKTGTLQDIRQLKLVFDRCFEAGVDIAICTDNAGLHNVRLPFEYENLLTYDIINFEQLQVCQDAAFRHAFAWPYGQRPAYLLNGLLKPEEPATVLAI, encoded by the coding sequence ATGGCCTTATATGCTGAATTGCACAGACACTTGGGTGGTTCCGTTGTCCCTCGTGTCTTATGGCGCTATTTCGAGCGGCATTCCTCAGAGTTAATTTCCCGGTTTAGCAACTATCCAGAGTTTGAAGATTTTTACACTAGACCACGCAATACCCTAGATGAATACTTAGAATTGCATACTTTAGTGGAAAGTGTGCAAACCGTAGAGACACTGCCTTACTTTATTTACCGCTTAGTGCGTGGTGCTTACATTTTTGAGAATTTGGCTTATCTGGAACTACGCTATACTCCTTACTTACGGACACCAGAGCATTTGAGTCAGTCCCAGAGAATTGATCAAATGGCGGAAATTGTGGAAGTCGTAGGTAGAGCCAGCCACCAGCCAGAATATCCCATTGTCACTAGCCAAATTCTCTGTATGCACTCGCGCTTACCCTATGAGGTGAATAAAGCGATTATTGATTTAGCGGCACACAATAGAGATTATGTTTGTGGTGTGGACGTTGCTGGGGGTGATAGTTATTATGGCGATCGCATGGAAGAATGGATTAATCTGTATAATTATGCGCGATCGCTGGGAATTAACACCACAGGACACCTGTATGAAACTACAGCCGGATGTTACCCAGAACTGCTACCTTACCTCATGCGGATAGGTCACGGTATCCAGATTCCCTTATTGTATCCAGAGTTACTACCAGAAGTAGCAAGAAGAAGACAGTGTTTGGAAGTTTGCCCCACAACTTACCTGAAAACAGGGACTTTACAGGATATTCGGCAACTGAAGTTAGTATTTGACCGATGTTTTGAAGCTGGGGTAGATATAGCTATTTGTACGGATAATGCTGGCTTGCATAATGTACGTTTACCGTTCGAGTATGAAAATCTCTTGACTTACGACATCATTAATTTTGAACAGTTGCAAGTTTGTCAAGATGCAGCCTTTCGTCATGCCTTTGCTTGGCCTTATGGTCAACGTCCAGCATACCTTTTGAATGGGTTACTCAAACCAGAAGAACCTGCCACAGTTTTGGCAATTTAG
- a CDS encoding PAS domain S-box protein → MTKFSVIHKLKGIFILALAVLLTNAVIPYSNTMKSFEHQQWVANSSRVMNQVVMLINTLKDAEIAQRNYLLTTNTDELKNYVAASEQAQKKIAILQQLTIKKHQKPQWISALQQKITEQQNLLQQEVTVSQKQGVAVAQLLVSSHQNKRLQLHQDIQKLVDTALATEQSASQTSSQTTLATFTLAVVVNVLLLVFLYDLLWRYVNKLQQTEIALHQSQNRLRAIIDAEPDCIKLIARDGTLLEINASGLAMMEVENADTLIGKSIDIGILPEYRDAFTALHRSVCQGNKGSLEFEIQGFKGTRRWMETHAVPLINEADGTFLHLAVTRDITRRKQAEQKIYEQAALLDVATDAILVSNIDNQILFWNKSAERLYGWLFEEVLGKNIVELLHQATSSQLEEALFTVINTGEWQGELHQLTKDGKEIIIESHWTLVRDEQGKPKSILSVNTNITQKKQLEARLLRSQRLETIGTLASGIVHDLNNILAPILMSVQLLQMKLHDQQMQKVLNTLEGNVKRGANLLKQVLSFARGIEGHKTIVQVKHLLQEVEQIVQQTFPKSITCSTNIAENLWYVSGDITQLHQVLMNLVVNARDAMPDGGMLKISAENVILAPQSGSYIAISIEDTGTGIPPKIQAQIFEPFFSTKEVGKGTGLGLSTTLGIINNHCGFINVQSEMDKGTQFKVYLPALESNSVPSTTVVEIEPPGGNGELILVVDDEAIIREITKSALEAYNYRVLTARDGLEAVSVYTQYQQQISVVLLDIMMPSMDGAIAIRQLQKINPHIKIIAMSGFLSAPQTLAIARMGVKAFLSKPSTAQELLQTIKAVHQDN, encoded by the coding sequence ATGACGAAATTTTCTGTCATCCACAAGCTAAAAGGTATATTTATTCTAGCATTAGCAGTGTTATTAACAAATGCTGTAATCCCCTATAGTAACACGATGAAATCGTTTGAGCATCAACAATGGGTAGCTAATTCCTCTAGAGTGATGAATCAAGTTGTCATGCTCATCAATACACTTAAAGATGCTGAAATTGCCCAGCGTAATTACTTGCTGACAACTAATACAGATGAGTTAAAAAATTACGTAGCAGCTAGTGAACAAGCCCAGAAAAAAATCGCAATCCTCCAGCAATTAACTATAAAGAAGCATCAAAAGCCGCAATGGATTTCCGCACTCCAACAAAAAATTACCGAACAGCAAAATCTCCTCCAACAAGAAGTTACTGTTAGTCAAAAGCAAGGTGTTGCAGTTGCTCAACTGCTAGTATCATCTCATCAAAATAAGAGACTCCAACTCCACCAAGATATCCAAAAGTTAGTTGACACAGCATTAGCTACAGAACAAAGTGCATCACAAACGAGTTCCCAGACAACACTGGCGACATTTACTTTAGCTGTTGTCGTGAATGTGCTGCTGCTGGTGTTTTTATATGACTTGTTATGGCGTTACGTTAACAAACTTCAGCAAACGGAAATTGCTTTGCACCAAAGCCAGAATCGGCTACGAGCCATTATTGATGCCGAACCAGACTGTATCAAGTTAATTGCTAGAGATGGCACGCTGTTGGAAATTAATGCGTCTGGACTGGCAATGATGGAGGTGGAAAATGCTGATACCCTGATTGGTAAATCTATTGATATTGGTATTCTCCCAGAGTATCGAGATGCCTTTACCGCTTTGCATAGGAGTGTTTGCCAGGGGAATAAAGGCAGCCTAGAGTTTGAGATTCAAGGATTTAAAGGTACTCGTCGCTGGATGGAAACTCATGCTGTACCACTAATTAATGAAGCTGATGGAACATTTCTACATTTAGCAGTGACACGAGATATTACTCGGCGTAAGCAAGCAGAACAAAAAATCTATGAACAAGCTGCACTTTTAGATGTGGCTACTGATGCGATTCTGGTGAGTAATATTGATAACCAGATTTTATTTTGGAATAAAAGTGCAGAACGTTTATATGGTTGGCTGTTTGAGGAAGTTTTAGGAAAAAATATTGTCGAACTTTTGCATCAAGCTACTTCTAGCCAGTTAGAGGAAGCATTATTTACCGTTATCAACACTGGTGAGTGGCAGGGTGAGTTACATCAGCTCACAAAAGATGGTAAAGAAATTATCATTGAAAGTCACTGGACTTTGGTGAGAGACGAGCAGGGCAAACCAAAGTCTATTTTAAGTGTAAATACGAACATCACACAGAAAAAACAATTAGAAGCGCGATTATTGCGATCGCAACGCCTCGAAACTATTGGTACACTAGCAAGTGGTATTGTCCATGATCTCAACAATATCCTCGCCCCAATTCTAATGTCGGTTCAGCTGTTACAGATGAAATTGCATGACCAACAAATGCAAAAAGTGCTGAATACTCTAGAAGGTAACGTGAAACGTGGTGCTAATTTGCTCAAGCAAGTCTTGTCTTTTGCACGGGGTATTGAAGGACATAAGACAATTGTGCAAGTGAAACATCTCCTCCAAGAAGTCGAGCAGATTGTCCAACAAACATTTCCTAAGTCTATTACCTGCTCAACAAATATCGCGGAAAATCTTTGGTATGTATCTGGAGATATCACCCAACTACATCAGGTATTGATGAATCTGGTAGTTAATGCCCGTGATGCCATGCCTGATGGTGGTATGTTGAAGATATCCGCCGAAAATGTCATACTTGCACCACAATCAGGCTCTTATATTGCCATATCTATTGAAGATACAGGTACGGGCATACCGCCAAAGATTCAAGCGCAGATTTTTGAGCCATTTTTTTCTACCAAAGAAGTAGGTAAAGGTACAGGCTTAGGGTTATCTACTACTTTAGGTATTATTAATAACCACTGTGGTTTTATCAACGTCCAGAGTGAAATGGACAAAGGCACTCAATTTAAAGTGTATTTGCCTGCTTTGGAATCTAATAGTGTGCCATCAACTACGGTTGTTGAGATAGAGCCACCAGGCGGAAATGGTGAATTGATTTTGGTAGTAGATGACGAAGCCATTATTCGAGAAATTACTAAATCCGCTCTAGAAGCGTATAATTACCGGGTATTAACTGCTCGTGATGGCTTAGAAGCAGTATCAGTATATACACAATATCAACAGCAAATTAGCGTAGTGCTGCTAGATATAATGATGCCATCAATGGATGGAGCGATCGCAATTCGTCAGTTACAAAAAATCAATCCCCACATCAAAATCATTGCCATGAGTGGGTTTTTATCTGCTCCACAAACTCTAGCAATTGCTAGGATGGGGGTAAAGGCATTTTTATCCAAGCCCTCTACTGCTCAAGAACTACTACAAACCATTAAAGCTGTACATCAGGATAATTGA
- a CDS encoding adenylosuccinate synthase: MANVIVIGAQWGDEGKGKITDLLSRSADVVVRYQGGVNAGHTIVVKDQTFKLHLIPSGILYPDTECMIGCGTVIDPQVLIAELDQLEKLNISTKNLLISETAHVTMPYHRLIDKAAEERRGSHKIGTTGRGIGPTYADKSERTGIRVLDLMDADALRDQLEWTINYKNVILDKLYNIPPLDPQQVIEEYLGYAERLRPYVVDTSLKIYDAIQRRRNILFEGAQGTLLDLDHGTYPYVTSSNPVAGGACVGTGLGPTMIDRVIGVSKAYTTRVGEGPFPTELHGELGELLCDRGAEFGTTTGRKRRCGWFDAVIGRYAVRINGMDCMAITKLDVLDELEEIQVCVAYEIDGERCEHFPTSARQFARCRPIYKTLPGWQVPTTQCRTLEDLPQQALDYLKFLAELMEVPIAIVSLGASRDQTIIVEDPIHGPKRALLHADGTPASLLSA, encoded by the coding sequence TTGGCTAACGTCATTGTCATAGGCGCTCAATGGGGCGATGAAGGAAAAGGTAAAATAACTGACTTACTCAGCCGCTCCGCAGATGTGGTAGTCCGTTACCAAGGGGGTGTTAACGCTGGACACACAATTGTAGTTAAAGATCAGACCTTTAAACTACACTTGATCCCCTCTGGTATTTTGTATCCGGATACAGAATGTATGATCGGCTGTGGCACAGTCATCGATCCACAAGTTTTAATAGCAGAACTCGACCAATTAGAAAAGTTAAATATTTCTACTAAAAATCTGCTCATTTCTGAGACTGCCCACGTCACGATGCCCTACCATCGATTAATCGATAAGGCAGCAGAAGAACGGCGCGGTAGTCATAAAATCGGAACCACTGGTCGAGGGATTGGCCCTACCTACGCTGATAAATCAGAGCGTACAGGTATTAGGGTACTAGACTTGATGGATGCAGATGCACTACGCGACCAGTTGGAATGGACGATTAACTATAAAAACGTTATTTTAGATAAACTGTATAACATACCACCCTTAGATCCGCAACAAGTAATTGAAGAGTATCTAGGGTATGCAGAACGCCTGCGCCCCTACGTTGTTGATACATCACTAAAAATCTATGATGCCATCCAACGACGGCGTAACATATTATTTGAAGGCGCACAAGGTACTCTCTTGGATCTTGATCATGGTACTTATCCCTATGTCACCTCATCTAACCCGGTAGCCGGGGGGGCTTGCGTAGGTACAGGGTTAGGGCCGACAATGATAGATCGGGTGATTGGCGTTTCAAAAGCCTACACAACGCGAGTAGGGGAAGGACCATTTCCTACAGAATTGCATGGTGAATTAGGCGAATTACTATGCGATCGCGGGGCCGAATTCGGCACAACTACCGGACGGAAACGACGCTGTGGTTGGTTTGATGCCGTCATTGGACGGTATGCCGTGCGAATTAACGGCATGGACTGCATGGCAATTACTAAACTAGATGTCCTTGATGAGTTAGAGGAAATCCAAGTTTGTGTCGCCTACGAAATAGACGGCGAACGCTGCGAACACTTCCCCACAAGTGCGCGTCAGTTTGCTCGGTGTCGTCCCATTTACAAAACCTTACCAGGATGGCAAGTGCCAACAACACAATGCCGCACCCTGGAAGACTTGCCACAGCAAGCACTGGACTATCTCAAGTTCTTAGCAGAATTAATGGAAGTCCCGATTGCGATCGTCTCATTAGGCGCAAGCCGCGATCAAACCATAATTGTAGAAGACCCCATTCACGGGCCAAAACGTGCCTTACTGCACGCTGATGGTACTCCCGCCTCCTTACTCAGTGCTTAG
- the rplY gene encoding 50S ribosomal protein L25, protein MALTVESQKRPEGSKPNALRRSGLIPANLYGHNGTESISLVIDAKTVERLLKAAAVNKTEIELNIPELEWRGTTVLKEVQKHPAKGTPYHLSFYASAKG, encoded by the coding sequence ATGGCTCTGACAGTCGAATCTCAAAAACGACCAGAAGGCAGCAAACCTAATGCTTTGCGTCGTTCTGGACTTATTCCCGCTAACTTGTACGGACACAACGGTACAGAATCAATTTCTTTAGTAATTGATGCCAAAACTGTTGAACGTCTACTCAAAGCAGCTGCTGTTAACAAAACAGAAATCGAACTCAACATTCCCGAACTAGAATGGCGCGGTACAACTGTACTGAAAGAAGTTCAAAAACATCCAGCAAAGGGTACACCCTACCACCTCAGCTTTTACGCTTCTGCTAAAGGCTAA
- a CDS encoding bifunctional aminoglycoside phosphotransferase/ATP-binding protein, which produces MTEVTLPMLIQQMLQPGFYPHPVTEPIQLIQTHVSYVLLTGDYAYKLKKPVNFGFLDFSTLEKRQHFCQEELRLNQRGAAELYLEVLPITLMDEQYTLAGTGEAVEYVLKMRQFPQETLLSSLFAQGKLNESHLEALGRVVAQYHAKTETNDYIRSFGEVAQVRAAFDENYEQTEKYIGGPQTQKQFDETKAYTDSFFAEKQELFQRRIQNDYIRECHGDLHLRNICLWQDKILLFDCIEFNEPFRFVDVMFDIAYAVMDLEAQQRPDLSNAYLNTYLEQTGDWEGLEVLPIYVNRQSYVRAKVTSFLLDDPSVPVEVKEEASKTAAQYYKLAWEYTKPKLGKLILMSGLSGSGKSTTAKYIARQTGAIHIRSDAVRKHLGGIPLQERGGDDLYTPEMTQKTYARLLDLGIILANQGYTVILDAKYDKQELRQEAIAQAQKHQLPLQIISCTAPLEVIQERLVNRTGDIADATVDLLASQLKQAEPFTDTEKAYVQIWDTTQPQQTQFQQVIN; this is translated from the coding sequence ATGACAGAAGTAACTCTTCCAATGTTAATTCAGCAAATGTTACAACCGGGATTCTATCCCCATCCCGTTACAGAACCAATTCAACTGATTCAAACCCATGTTTCTTACGTGCTGCTAACTGGCGATTATGCCTATAAATTAAAAAAACCAGTCAATTTTGGGTTTTTGGATTTTTCCACCCTAGAGAAACGCCAACATTTTTGTCAGGAAGAATTGCGGTTGAATCAACGGGGAGCAGCTGAACTGTATTTGGAAGTGTTACCTATCACTTTGATGGATGAACAATACACTTTAGCAGGAACGGGTGAGGCTGTTGAATATGTGCTAAAAATGCGTCAGTTTCCCCAGGAGACTTTACTTAGTTCACTGTTTGCTCAGGGTAAGTTAAACGAATCTCATCTAGAAGCATTAGGACGAGTAGTAGCTCAATACCACGCTAAAACTGAGACTAATGATTACATTCGTAGTTTTGGGGAAGTAGCGCAAGTTAGGGCTGCGTTTGATGAGAATTACGAGCAAACTGAGAAATATATTGGTGGCCCCCAGACTCAAAAACAGTTTGACGAAACCAAAGCTTATACCGATAGTTTTTTTGCCGAAAAACAAGAACTATTTCAGCGCCGCATCCAAAATGACTACATACGGGAATGTCATGGAGACTTGCACCTGAGAAATATTTGTCTATGGCAAGATAAAATTCTGCTGTTTGATTGTATTGAGTTTAACGAGCCGTTTCGTTTTGTTGATGTGATGTTTGACATTGCTTATGCGGTGATGGATTTAGAAGCACAGCAGCGTCCAGACTTGAGTAATGCTTATCTCAACACTTATTTAGAACAGACTGGGGATTGGGAAGGCTTGGAGGTACTACCGATATATGTCAATCGTCAGTCCTATGTCCGAGCCAAAGTGACATCGTTTTTATTAGATGACCCTAGTGTACCTGTGGAGGTTAAGGAAGAAGCAAGCAAAACAGCCGCCCAATATTACAAACTAGCATGGGAATATACCAAACCCAAATTAGGAAAACTGATTTTAATGTCAGGTTTATCCGGTTCTGGCAAGAGTACCACAGCAAAATACATAGCACGGCAAACTGGAGCAATTCACATTCGCTCAGATGCGGTTAGGAAACACTTGGGGGGAATTCCTCTACAAGAACGTGGTGGCGATGATTTATATACGCCAGAAATGACCCAGAAAACCTATGCACGGTTACTAGATTTGGGAATTATACTAGCTAATCAAGGTTACACCGTGATTTTAGATGCTAAGTATGATAAACAAGAACTGAGACAGGAAGCGATCGCCCAAGCTCAAAAGCATCAATTACCCCTGCAAATCATCTCCTGTACAGCACCTTTAGAAGTAATTCAAGAGCGTCTTGTCAACCGTACTGGTGATATTGCTGATGCTACAGTTGATTTATTAGCCTCACAACTCAAGCAAGCAGAACCCTTTACTGATACAGAAAAAGCCTACGTCCAAATTTGGGATACAACTCAGCCACAACAGACACAATTTCAACAGGTCATTAACTGA
- a CDS encoding YdcF family protein — protein sequence MFLYLSKLLPLFFYPLGLASISLVVALFTLWKRPRVAAIAVSLSLIVLLFCSNAWVAKYLVRSLEWQNIPPVQLPTAEAIVVLGGATKSAFPPRPSVDLSEQGDRVIYAAQLYRQKKAPIIILSGGRIDWRGSGSPESADMVDILTSIGIPAEALIQEPDSLNTYQNAVNVKKILDAQGIRRILLVTSALHMPRSLKIFQRQGIDAIPAATDFLVSEGELQELGSTPKAAILNLLPDTDNLHQFTSALKEYIGSFVYRLRGWL from the coding sequence ATGTTTTTATATCTCTCTAAGTTACTGCCACTATTTTTTTACCCTTTGGGACTAGCCAGTATCAGTTTAGTAGTGGCACTTTTTACTTTGTGGAAAAGACCCCGTGTGGCAGCGATCGCTGTCTCTTTATCGCTGATTGTATTATTATTTTGTAGCAATGCTTGGGTCGCTAAATACCTAGTGCGATCGCTAGAATGGCAGAATATCCCACCTGTACAATTACCAACAGCTGAAGCAATAGTAGTTTTGGGTGGTGCAACTAAATCGGCCTTTCCTCCCAGGCCTAGTGTAGATTTAAGTGAACAAGGCGATCGCGTGATTTATGCGGCTCAACTATATCGACAAAAAAAAGCTCCTATAATCATCCTCAGTGGCGGACGTATTGATTGGCGCGGTAGTGGTTCACCAGAATCGGCAGATATGGTTGATATCCTCACATCTATCGGCATACCAGCTGAGGCGCTAATTCAAGAACCAGACTCTCTCAATACTTATCAAAATGCTGTTAATGTGAAGAAAATTCTTGATGCTCAAGGTATTCGCCGCATACTGTTGGTAACATCAGCCTTACATATGCCGCGATCGCTCAAAATTTTTCAGCGTCAAGGCATTGATGCTATTCCCGCAGCCACCGATTTTCTTGTCAGCGAAGGTGAACTACAAGAACTCGGAAGCACCCCCAAAGCCGCTATCCTGAATTTATTACCCGATACCGACAACCTACACCAATTTACGAGCGCCCTAAAAGAGTACATTGGTAGTTTTGTTTATCGTTTACGTGGTTGGTTGTAA
- a CDS encoding ferredoxin-thioredoxin reductase variable chain, whose product MAVETLVEQQKQGKNVDMKVGDRVRVKESVVVYHHPEHRGEAFDIKGIEGEIVEIVTQWQGRPVSANLPFLVQVSKKFKVHLRENEIELI is encoded by the coding sequence TTGGCCGTGGAGACACTTGTGGAACAGCAAAAGCAAGGTAAAAATGTTGATATGAAAGTAGGCGATCGCGTCCGTGTTAAAGAGTCGGTGGTAGTTTACCATCATCCTGAACATCGTGGTGAAGCTTTTGACATCAAAGGCATAGAAGGCGAAATTGTCGAGATTGTCACCCAATGGCAAGGTAGACCTGTAAGTGCAAATTTGCCGTTTTTAGTCCAGGTTAGTAAAAAATTTAAAGTCCACTTGCGAGAAAATGAAATAGAACTCATCTAA